From a single Ischnura elegans chromosome 7, ioIscEleg1.1, whole genome shotgun sequence genomic region:
- the LOC124162061 gene encoding synaptonemal complex protein 3-like — MPRARGNRRKRCEANIPSSGESIEDEDLILNDSPKKEGSLSLEPTERNKDQGDSNTGEDLSNIDPENEMSKMLRLLGNDMTKSVSAKKRKMEKFTDAAININLSKMTKVWSEQHKKRSATVEMFNRQVQEHIKQWEDDLNHQNERAEKINNILLQNIKVQQQVNASNVKRMSQLRIVHESFIKNVKNLEENFSRINETANQEMKTELLLLQKKILMETQQQDLLEVRKSVQTLLFS; from the exons ATGCCTCGCGCCCGAGGTAATCGTAGAAAGAGGTGTGAGGCCAATATTCCCAGCTCGGGTGAGAGCATTGAAGACGAAGATCTGATTTTGAACGATTCCCCTAAAAAAGAGGGATCATTATCGCTTGAGCCTACGGAACGTAACAAAGACCAAGGGGACAGTAATACAGGGGAAGATTTATCAAACATCGACCCCGAAAATGAAATGAGTAAAATGCTGCGATTACTTGGCAATGACATGACAAAATCGGTGTCTGCTAAGAagaggaaaatggagaaattcACCGATG CCGCAATAAACATCAATCTCAGCAAAATGACAAAAGTATGGAGTGAGCAACATAAGAAGAGGAGTGCCACAGTTGAAATGTTTAATCGTCAGGTCCAAGAACATATTAAGCAATGGGAAGATGATTTGAATCATCAAAATGAGAGG gCTGAAAAGATTAATAATATTCTACTCCAAAATATTAAAGTCCAGCAGCAAGTGAATGCATCAAATGTCAAAAGAATGTCACAGCTTCGGATTGTGCATGAATCATTTATAAAG AATGTGAAGAATCTTGAAGAAAACTTCTCACGCATCAATGAAACTGCTAATCAGGAAATGAAGACTGAATTACTGTTGctacaaaagaaaattttaatggaaactcAGCAGCAGGATTTGCTGGAAGTTAGGAAATCAGTGCAGACACTGTTATTTTCATAA
- the LOC124162678 gene encoding dTTP/UTP pyrophosphatase — MLQAIKNVLDSKRIILASASPRRKDILNQVKLNFEVVTSSFEENLNPECYSHPYEFAIDTALHKAKDVLEKTSKDTRKPDLIIAMDTVVVCKGKMYGKPLEPDRAFEMLKQLIGTSHSVHTGVVCLAGEKIIKFHESTEVYMANVSDHVIREYIKTGEPLDKAGGYGIQGIGGSLIEKINGDYYNVVGLPLHRLCQHLLNIYSEH, encoded by the exons atgctgcaagcaattaaaaatgttttggacAGTAAAAGAATTATTCTCGCCAGTGCGTCCCCGAGAAGGAAGGACATCCTTAACCAAGTG AAGCTGAATTTCGAAGTGGTGACTTCAAGTTTTGAGGAAAATCTTAATCCTGAATGCTACTCTCATCCGTACGAGTTTGCCATCGACACTGCTCTTCACAAAGCAAAAGATGTGTTAGAGAAAACATCTAAAGACACGCGAAAACCGGATTTGATAATTGCTATGGACACTGTGGTCGTTTGCAAGGGGAAGATGTATGGAAAGCCCCTTGAGCCAGACAGAGCTTTTGAAATGTTGAAACA GTTGATTGGTACTTCACACAGTGTGCATACTGGGGTTGTTTGCTTAGCTGGCGAGAAAATTATCAAATTCCATGAATCAACGGAAGTTTATATGGCAAATGTCAGTGATCATGTCATCAGAGAATACATCAAGACTGGTGAACCATT GGACAAAGCTGGCGGTTATGGAATCCAGGGTATTGGTGGAagtttaatagaaaaaattaatggtgACTACTATAACGTAGTTGGACTGCCGCTTCATCGATTATGTCAGCATTTATTAAACATATACTCTGAACATTAA
- the LOC124162842 gene encoding elongator complex protein 4 isoform X2, which translates to MAKPKEGVSSFQRANLKRPCIPGTRLSLRNAQLLVSSGIPSFDNFIGGGLPVGTIYCIEDVSGVFSTLMLKHFVAEGVLNGHFITLASQNAQPQELVKELPTPVVDSIASHTNSDQMKIAWRYEGLNPNEGSNSKASFGHIFDTSKVMDIETLDLGRISYWDPSEDVLNASDSSLGPYLNLLKFISRQIEACVCKVESKSDKKNIIRIALHCVASPLWQETSSMSSKQMLPQFLKFMYCLKSIVRSSYAVCMVTVPVHLFRDPCTVHRLRHVVDISAHVESFMDAEDETNEAYKEYSGLFHFKKLFSINTIVPHPSEGLDLAFKLRRKRFIIEKLCLPPDLSSSESSSSLGCASSVLKNPSSKRGCGSLDF; encoded by the exons ATGGCTAAACCTAAGGAAGGAGTCTCAAGTTTTCAGAGGGCGAACTTAAAGCGTCCCTGCATTCCAGGGACTCGATTGTCTCTTCGTAATGCTCAGCTTTTAGTTTCCTCAGGAATACCCAGCTTTGACAACTTTATTG GAGGTGGCCTGCCAGTTGGAACCATATATTGCATTG AGGACGTTTCCGGAGTTTTTTCAACGTTGATGCTGAAGCATTTCGTAGCAGAAGGTGTTTTAAATGGTCATTTCATCACCCTGGCTTCACAAAATGCACAACCTCAAGAACTA gtCAAGGAATTACCAACTCCAGTGGTTGACTCAATTGCATCGCATACCAATAGTGACCAAATGAAAATAGCTTGGAGATACGAGGGTCTTAATCCTAATGAAGGGAGTAACAGTAAGGCTTCATTTGGGCACATATTTGATACATCCAAAGTCATGGACATAGAAACTCTTGACTTAGGCAGAATTTCTTATTGGGACCCTTCGGAAGATGTCTTAAATGCTAGTG aTTCCTCACTAGGCCCTTACTTGAATCTCCTGAAATTCATTAGTCGACAAATTGAGGCATGTGTTTGTAAAGTTGAAAGTAAATCAGATAAAAAGAATATCATCAGGATAGCTCTGCACTGTGTTGCCTCTCCACTTTGGCAAGAGACGTCAAGTATGTCATCAAAGCAAATGTTGCCTCAATTCTTGAAATTTATGTATTGCCTGAAATCAATTGTAAGATCTTCATATGCAGTCTGCATGGTGACTGTCCCAGTTCATTTATTCAGG GATCCCTGCACAGTTCATAGGTTGCGGCATGTTGTAGATATCAGTGCTCATGTTGAGTCATTCATGGATGCCGAAGATGAGACAAATGAGGCATACAAAGAGTATTCTGGCTTGTTTCATTTCAAGAAACTTTTTTCCATCAATACCATTGTGCCCCATCCATCTGAAGGATTGGATTTAGCATTTAAGCTCAGGAGGAAAAGATTCATAATTGAG aaaCTCTGCTTGCCACCTGATCTGTCCAGCAGTGAATCCAGCTCCTCACTTGGCTGTGCAAGTTCTGTGTTGAAAAATCCTTCGAGCAAGAGAGGATGTGGCAGCCTTGACTTTTAA
- the LOC124162842 gene encoding elongator complex protein 4 isoform X1, with product MAKPKEGVSSFQRANLKRPCIPGTRLSLRNAQLLVSSGIPSFDNFIGGGLPVGTIYCIEEDVSGVFSTLMLKHFVAEGVLNGHFITLASQNAQPQELVKELPTPVVDSIASHTNSDQMKIAWRYEGLNPNEGSNSKASFGHIFDTSKVMDIETLDLGRISYWDPSEDVLNASDSSLGPYLNLLKFISRQIEACVCKVESKSDKKNIIRIALHCVASPLWQETSSMSSKQMLPQFLKFMYCLKSIVRSSYAVCMVTVPVHLFRDPCTVHRLRHVVDISAHVESFMDAEDETNEAYKEYSGLFHFKKLFSINTIVPHPSEGLDLAFKLRRKRFIIEKLCLPPDLSSSESSSSLGCASSVLKNPSSKRGCGSLDF from the exons ATGGCTAAACCTAAGGAAGGAGTCTCAAGTTTTCAGAGGGCGAACTTAAAGCGTCCCTGCATTCCAGGGACTCGATTGTCTCTTCGTAATGCTCAGCTTTTAGTTTCCTCAGGAATACCCAGCTTTGACAACTTTATTG GAGGTGGCCTGCCAGTTGGAACCATATATTGCATTG AAGAGGACGTTTCCGGAGTTTTTTCAACGTTGATGCTGAAGCATTTCGTAGCAGAAGGTGTTTTAAATGGTCATTTCATCACCCTGGCTTCACAAAATGCACAACCTCAAGAACTA gtCAAGGAATTACCAACTCCAGTGGTTGACTCAATTGCATCGCATACCAATAGTGACCAAATGAAAATAGCTTGGAGATACGAGGGTCTTAATCCTAATGAAGGGAGTAACAGTAAGGCTTCATTTGGGCACATATTTGATACATCCAAAGTCATGGACATAGAAACTCTTGACTTAGGCAGAATTTCTTATTGGGACCCTTCGGAAGATGTCTTAAATGCTAGTG aTTCCTCACTAGGCCCTTACTTGAATCTCCTGAAATTCATTAGTCGACAAATTGAGGCATGTGTTTGTAAAGTTGAAAGTAAATCAGATAAAAAGAATATCATCAGGATAGCTCTGCACTGTGTTGCCTCTCCACTTTGGCAAGAGACGTCAAGTATGTCATCAAAGCAAATGTTGCCTCAATTCTTGAAATTTATGTATTGCCTGAAATCAATTGTAAGATCTTCATATGCAGTCTGCATGGTGACTGTCCCAGTTCATTTATTCAGG GATCCCTGCACAGTTCATAGGTTGCGGCATGTTGTAGATATCAGTGCTCATGTTGAGTCATTCATGGATGCCGAAGATGAGACAAATGAGGCATACAAAGAGTATTCTGGCTTGTTTCATTTCAAGAAACTTTTTTCCATCAATACCATTGTGCCCCATCCATCTGAAGGATTGGATTTAGCATTTAAGCTCAGGAGGAAAAGATTCATAATTGAG aaaCTCTGCTTGCCACCTGATCTGTCCAGCAGTGAATCCAGCTCCTCACTTGGCTGTGCAAGTTCTGTGTTGAAAAATCCTTCGAGCAAGAGAGGATGTGGCAGCCTTGACTTTTAA